Within the Achromobacter spanius genome, the region CAGCCCCTGGATGCGATCCAGCACGGCGTAGTAATTGCGGTCGAAAAACTCTTTCATTTCCCCGCTCAGGCTGGCCAGATTTTCCGGCGCGCAGAACAGATAGCCCTGGCTGGCAAGCAGGGCATCGGCCTCGACGTCAGCCGCGCGGCGCAGCTCGATGCGCAATTCGTCGGCCTGTTCCAGTTGCGCCGCGGCCGCTGCCGCACCCCGGGCGGCGGCCTCGGACATTTGCCGCGCGGCGCCCGTACGCGAATGCCAGACGATCAGCAGTTGCTTCATGCGTAGCGTTCCAAGGTGTCTTGCCGGTAGTACGCCCGCAGCAGGGCATGCCATTCGGGCAAGGCCTGCTGCATGGGGGCGGGGTCCACAAAAAAGTGTTCGGAGCTGACGGCGAAGAATTCCGCTTCGTCCGTGGCGGCATACGGGTCCAGCGGCAGTTGGCCGTACCAGGCGTCCGCGTCTTCGCTCTCGGGGTCCACGTCGTGCGGGATGGCGGCTTCAACGGCATCCAGGGCGGCAATGAAGCGGTCCAGGCTGTCGTCCAAAACGCGGCGCCACACCTGCGGCTTCAGGTCGGGGTGGGCGGCCAGCGACGGCATGCCGTCCGCCATGCCTGAGCGCAGGTCCAGCTTGTGGGCG harbors:
- a CDS encoding flavodoxin family protein; amino-acid sequence: MKQLLIVWHSRTGAARQMSEAAARGAAAAAAQLEQADELRIELRRAADVEADALLASQGYLFCAPENLASLSGEMKEFFDRNYYAVLDRIQGLPYACAISAGSDGTGAARQLERICNGWRLKALAPALIVNLGAQTGEQIWAEKVVPQADLARCEELGGFLAATVLMGG